One window of the Triticum dicoccoides isolate Atlit2015 ecotype Zavitan chromosome 3B, WEW_v2.0, whole genome shotgun sequence genome contains the following:
- the LOC119279020 gene encoding tricetin 3',4',5'-O-trimethyltransferase translates to MGSIAAGADEDACMYALQLVSSSILPMTLKNAIELGLLETLMAAGGKFLTPAEVAAKLPSAANPEAPDMVDRMLRLLASYNVVSCRTEEGKDGRLSRRYGAAPVCKYLTPNEDGVSMSALALMNQDKVLMESWYYLKDAVLDGGIPFNKAYGMSAFEYHGTDPRFNRVFNEGMKNHSIIITKKLLESYKGFEGLGTLVDVGGGVGATVAAITAHYPTIKGINFDLPHVISEAPPFPGVTHVGGDMFQKVPSADAILMKWILHDWSDEHCATLLKNCYDALPAHGKVVLVECILPVNPEATPKAQGVFHVDMIMLAHNPGGRERYEREFEALAKGAGFAAMKTTYIYANAWAIEFTK, encoded by the exons ATGGGGTCGATCGCCGCCGGCGCCGACGAGGATGCGTGCATGTACGCTCTCCAGCTCGTCTCGTCGTCGATCCTCCCGATGACGCTGAAGAACGCCATCGAGCTGGGGCTCCTCGAGACCCTGATGGCCGCCGGCGGCAAGTTCTTGACTCCCGCTGAGGTGGCAGCCAAGCTCCCGTCCGCGGCGAATCCGGAAGCGCCGGACATGGTGGACCGTATGCTCCGTCTGTTGGCCTCGTACAACGTGGTGTCGTGCAGGACGGAGGAGGGCAAGGACGGCCGCCTCTCCCGGCGGTACGGCGCCGCGCCCGTGTGCAAGTACCTCACCCCCAACGAGGACGGCGTGTCCATGTCGGCGCTCGCGCTCATGAACCAGGACAAGGTCCTCATGGAGAGCTG GTACTATCTCAAGGATGCGGTCCTCGACGGTGGCATCCCGTTCAACAAGGCGTACGGGATGTCGGCGTTCGAGTACCACGGCACGGACCCACGCTTCAACCGCGTCTTCAACGAGGGGATGAAGAACCattccatcatcatcaccaagaaGCTCCTCGAGTCCTACAAGGGCTTCGAGGGCCTCGGCACCCTCGTCGACGTGGGCGGTGGCGTCGGCGCCACCGTGGCCGCCATCACCGCTCACTACCCCACCATCAAGGGCATCAACTTTGACCTTCCCCACGTCATCAGTGAGGCGCCGCCGTTCCCCGGTGTCACCCACGTCGGCGGCGACATGTTCCAGAAGGTGCCCTCGGCCGACGCCATCCTCATGAAGTGGATCCTCCACGACTGGAGCGACGAGCACTGCGCGACGCTGCTCAAGAACTGCTACGACGCGTTGCCGGcgcacggcaaggtggtgctcgtggAGTGCATCCTGCCGGTGAACCCGGAGGCGACGCCTAAGGCGCAGGGGGTGTTCCATGTCGACATGATCATGCTCGCGCACAACCCGGGTGGCAGGGAGAGGTACGAGAGGGAGTTCGAGGCCCTGGCCAAGGGCGCCGGGTTCGCCGCCATGAAGACTACTTACATCTACGCCAACGCATGGGCCATCGAGTTCACTAAGTAG